Proteins from a single region of Bos indicus x Bos taurus breed Angus x Brahman F1 hybrid chromosome 29, Bos_hybrid_MaternalHap_v2.0, whole genome shotgun sequence:
- the NUDT8 gene encoding nucleoside diphosphate-linked moiety X motif 8 → MLPDCLSAEGEQRCRRLLAGATARLRARPAAAAVLVPLCSVRGVPALLYTLRSSRLAGRHKGDVSFPGGKCDPADRDVVHTALRETQEELGMAVPEEQVWGVLRPVHDREKATVVPVLAGVGPVDPQSLRPNPEEVDEVFALPLAHLLQEQNQGYTHFCRGGHFQYTLPVFLHGPHRVWGLTAVITEFTLKLLAPGVYQPRLAGPELPRG, encoded by the exons ATGCTGCCCGACTGCCTGTCGGCGGAGGGCGAACAGCGCTGCCGGCGGTTGCTGGCGGGAGCCACGGCTCGGCTGCGCGCGCGGCCTGCGGCGGCCGCGGTCCTTGTGCCGCTGTGCTCGGTGCGCGGGGTCCCGGCGCTACTCTACACGCTGCGGTCCAGCCGCCTGGCCGGGAGGCACAAGGGTGACGTCAG TTTCCCAGGCGGCAAGTGTGACCCCGCCGACCGGGACGTGGTGCACACGGCCCTGAGGGAGACGCAGGAGGAGCTGGGCATGGCTGTGCCCGAGGAGCAGGTGTGGGGAGTCCTGCGGCCAGTGCACGACCGG GAAAAGGCCACAGTGGTGCCAGTGCTGGCTGGCGTGGGCCCGGTTGATCCCCAGAGCCTTAGGCCCAACCCCGAGGAG GTGGATGAAGTGTTTGCCCTGCCCCTGGCCCATCTGCTGCAGGAGCAGAACCAAGGTTACACCCACTTCTGCCGTGGTGGCCACTTCCAGTACACGCTGCCCGTATTCCTGCACGGGCCACACCGGGTCTGGGGGCTCACAGCCGTCATCACTGAGTTCACCCTGAAGCTGCTGGCCCCTGGCGTCTACCAGCCCCGCCTGGCTGGCCCGGAGCTGCCCCGGGGCTGA